The Borrelia hispanica CRI DNA segment ATTATATCTTCTATTGCTACTAATAGTTTATTTACTGCACTTATTCCTGCTCCTTGTACTGCTTTTTCATCATTATTATTATTAGCAGCTAATTTGCCATCTTTAACCAATGAACGTAGGGCGATTCCTCCAGCTACTGCTGCTGCTTTAGCTGCCCCTTGTGCTAAATGACCAGTATTATTTGTTCCTTTTGCAAATTCCAATGGAGTTGTACCTGCCACGGCATTTCCTGACAGTGATTTAACATCATTTTCTTTTGATTTAACTATAGATTCTAAAATTTCTTCACTACTCACTGCCGATACTATTGCT contains these protein-coding regions:
- a CDS encoding variable large family protein: KLKESNLVLNQQSIGIANPENGAKVLTAGANAGGASGPEAVAIVSAVSSEEILESIVKSKENDVKSLSGNAVAGTTPLEFAKGTNNTGHLAQGAAKAAAVAGGIALRSLVKDGKLAANNNNDEKAVQGAGISAVNKLLVAIEDIIKKTVKNVLEKVKQEVDKARATKVANHQ